ctctttttccctttttgtgtcttcttgagggggctaataaaggagtgtaaccaaattgttcacaaaaagtacctaattcttttctagcaaacttcttttctttctccatttgcttttttaatcttaaatcattgcacatagttaatccagttctattaatcttacttattatatcaccatatgtaagattatgaaaatcaatagtaccgtctgatcttaataatgattctcgtaccttttgggcgaagtaatatggaagtccggctatgaacttttccttccagtatggctgttgacaatcatttctgatcataactttagttagaaatatatctttataccaacggaaatcagataattgagggcatttaagattaatcaataaatcactagttctttctttaaattgaacgagatcacctacaaagtgtttggttaatgcatatattaatgtattgacagcatcttctaggggtaaatcattttccgttttaattatttgcatattttcatcatatttataggctgttaatatacgtgacctttcatcatatgaaagataatgatcccaccaaccctttagttggccagtaaatcctgtaacaataatgtgtgctacctgatgatcagtttttctgttacttttatagacgttggctaccataatcatttcttgaaaatgatttagtatttcgtattaagataatccgtctatattccattcgtataatacatctggtgcgaaggctgatcttactatatgttctctttcctcgaattgcatatccggtggagtaggtctgggataccaattacgagtaatagagacatgatgttttgaatctctagccgaaaaTTTATTAACATGgtctcctctaatcttgtttatctgtaaatctagatttttaaattggttttcaatattactaatttcagagtcagatattacgggtgagtctattttgcttaatacattaatatgtggttgttttgaggtggtggcagtgttgctaatagttaatttttctaatttactagatatctgttccaataaatcatttttgtttttggaaaatattgatttcaaatgggatggaatttcgtggggaacaaataagggagtttcttctatttctttaatagtgagttttataggagatatttgggtttcaatcctttctaattgcctacccatgatttttaaatataaattagtataattgttttgttgtattatattatcaaggtttttttcagtatttgcaatattatgtttttttattggtgtagccagaatttgagtattcctttgattgtacttgatggcttcaaaagggggatattcttcataaataatttggttattttctcctttaatccattgattagtagtcctgtttatggtagataatttgtttgatttatatatctcaaaccatgtaaagaaaggaatattgatctgtattttctctaaatcttcgtaatatttttcttgaatataatctctttctatttttgtaaaggttgagaaaaatgttattcttttgtgaccattttcttttttcatataatcttgtttgagatattttttgttaattttaaattcttctttattcagggtatatatttgggcatcatctccaactacttgagaatacgttggagaagagggttctttttcaggattttgggaggtagatgctctatcaggattcctaatagcatatactggtgtatcaataatgtttccaggaacgatccctcgaatctgggtgtcaagattttgggatctagtatcaaaagatctgttgtcaaaattttgagatttatttctagaaattgatgtaagaatagatctgggtgtatgataactggaaggtgctggagaggaataatgtgaaaaagatcttctgaaaggctgaaaagctatttgaaccgtcccatccgttttttgatctatatattcgagattatctttagaattattttctattttgggtgttggaattgccattcattaggaagtgtgacttgattccaattgatttgtttaggaatttgtatactagaattttgtgtgctagattgtaataataatgtatatcctttagggctagtaattaaagcttgtggttctaatgttgttttcattaatttataatgaatcctgtaaactactgttaaagcatgtgaccctttcatcatttgatagccatttgttttaatatttagtattaaggcgtgtaaaatgttaccatcaaataatgataaagaataattgggataacagttaaaatagaccggtccttggaacaagctggattctaccattccaagtaatgaatcatgaaaattataatgtcttccgtctcttaaacaaagcaatactgaggtatttaagccgtttcgagtgagtggctttatagctacttgtactaatccaatatggatgaaagaataattctttttgtgttgatcaatagccttttttgttaagagatgtaatgattcataatcattatttaaactaatagttttttctactgttttaattgtgtaatttgtaaggaatgaaaatttagaagagaaagttgagattttatatatttgattgtttggaacatcgggaattgtccaatcttgtagatttctttctatatctaatatactatagtcttattgcttattttattactattgatatttctatcttattttcctgatatttacgatggatttttattatgctcatagtactggatttcgtgatttgtatgagttaaaatgtacagaatataatttaagaatggatctacaaatcttgatggataatataaaagatcttaaaagacaacaacaattaatgaggcaaaattatacattaatgatgactaaataccatgtatatcaaagtaggcagtctgcaatagaatactatgaagctgactgcactttccttagaaaagaaattaatgccataagaaaccatctaaaaatacttgctttataaaaaaaaaaaaaaaaaaaaaaaaaaaaagtaaaggaatcattgatacaaattttacaaagataacctataactagagagaaaaatgtatattgggaagcttgtgttggtaagccaaaaaaatatcgtataattttttttgaaaaaataaaatttatagttaaaaaattattatttttttatataaattttatatatatttatttttttaaaataattacacgagaCTTACTTCTCTCGTGTCTATCATTAGTTTCTGTTGAAAAAGAGAccctatcttcttcttcttgtcctTTGATCTGGATGCATGGTTTGTCTCGTGATGATGACCAAAAATTAATGCCCCAAAATTGTTGTATATTTTACCGTTGACCCGTCGTATCAACTTGTGTTATTCGACGAAAATGGCTAATAAGTCACTTCCAATAAACTCACGTATTTAATATCAGAATCCTCCGTATTATCCACTTCCACAGATTTGCAGTATGATTGTCAAGGCGAAGTCGTCGACGACGGTGTGTCCAGACGGGGAGACCCCTCGGTCGGCGCTGTGGAATTCGAACGTGGACCTGGTGGTGATGCGCTTCCACACCCCAAGCATCTACTTCTACAGGCCAACCACGAGCGGTGCTTCCAACTTCTTCGACGCAAGAGTGCTCAAGAATGCCCTTAGCAAGGCCCTTGTCCCCTTCTACCCCATGGCCGGCCGCCTCAAACGGGATGGCAATGGTAGAATCGAGATTGATTGTAACGCTGAGGGTGTGCTGTTTGTGGAGGCCGAGATCAGCACCGTACTCGATGATTTGGGCGATTTTGCACCCACACTGGAGCTCCGGCAACTCATTCCAGCTGTGGACTATTCCAAAGGGATAGATTCTTATCCTCTCTTGTACGCGCAGGTATTGGCTTCTTATTACCCATATCCAAAcgtgaataaaataataatgtttttattcttaaccatataattatttttttctaattatatatagataaatgttacttatcatttttataaaacacaAATGATGAAGATTGAAACTCGTGGATTTTAAAACTCTATTTCACAAGCATCTGCCATAACTTTTCTATGGATCTACGACTTGAACAAAATATCTATGCCAGATTACAAATAAAATGGCAAAAATTCCAACAACAAGCTGATTACCCCAGATAAGGAATAGCTGGTAGTTTGgggatttgttttccttttttgtacATTGTTGTGGACATAATTTCTACGTGGGAAAAGCTTCTTTGCGGCCCATGTTTAACCGTCCTAGTTGACtgttagttattattattttttaactcaacaattaagaaaataattttaaatgtattgatatattttttttaaaaaataatatttaaatatattaaaaatgtgaatagaaaaaaaaagaaaaaaaaagttgcaaaacCAACTAGCCCGActctttctaaatattttgatttctagGTTGTTGGATACAAGCATGAAGctgattttatacatattttgatatcttatatttgaaaaagaagttaACGTAGGTTGTTAGACgggttttatatattttgttatatgtgttgttggaaattatgagaataaatataaaaagcatttaaataacaaataaacaaatatgcattaaaaagtagataaaaaaataaaaataatgaaaataggaaaatgcattaaaaaggatgaaatttttaaaattctaaatttgaaattcaaattaaaaaagaaaaaaatgataaattggAGTTGTTACTTAGTATGTATAATATTGTTCATAAAATTATGGATACACATAGtgttattcataataataataataataatttattattataatgagTACTAAGATGGCTAATTTAGAaagtgtttggataatgagatgaaataaaatgattttagatgaaagttgaataaaatattattagaatattattttttaaaattattattattttgaaatttaaaaaaattgaattatttattataatagtatgaaaatttgaaaaaattacaataaaaaaaatgagaaaagatagATTGAGAGAGTTTCCCAATCTAAGTACTCCTTAATATGGGTACAAATTTTGAGTGagaagttaaaagttaaaaaacgaCATATTAACTTCATTTTGACTTAATTTTGCCTAAACCAATGCTCTcgtttctcaaaatattttcctcCATGCAGGTGACGTATTTCAAATGTGGTGGTGTCTCACTTGGCATTGGTATCCACCACACTGTAGCAGATGGATTTTCTGGCCTCCACTTTGTTAACACATGGTCAGATATGGCTCGGGGTCTTGATCTTTCCCTTCCTCCATTTATCGACCGGACCCTTCTCCGTGCCCGCGACCCGCCTAAACCTGCATTCGAGCACTTTGAATTCCAGCCCCCTCCTCCTATGATAACCCCTCTCCAATCTACAACTTCAGGTCCCGAGAGTACAACAGTCTTGATATTCCAAATAACCCGGGACCAGCTGAACAAGCTAAAAGCCAAGGCCAAAGAAGATGGCAACACAATCAACTACAGCTCGTATGAGATGTTGTCGGGCCACCTGTGGAAATGCGTGTCTAAAGCGCGCGCACTTCCCGATGATCAAGAGACCAAGTTGTACATTGCCACCGACGGTCGGTCCAGACTACGTCCCCCACTCCCGCCTGGTTACTTTGGCAACGCGATCTTCGTCGCCACCCCAATTGCTTTAGCCGGCGATCTTCGATATAAACCAAGCTGGTACGCTGCTTGCAGGATTCACGATGCATTGGCACGGATGGACAATGATTATTTAAGGTCAGCCATTGACTTTCAAGAGCTGCAGCCTGATCTATCTGCCCTTGTTCGTGGGGCTCATACTTTCAGATGTCCAAATCTTGCTATAACTAGTTGGATGAGGCTGCCAATCCATGATGCTGATTTTGGGTGGGGTAGGCCCGTTTTCATGGGACCCGGTCGGATTCTGTTCGAGGGGTTGTCGTATTTAATACCAAACCCAACTAATGATGGTAGCTTATCGGTAGCCGTTTCTCTGCCAACTGAACAAATGAAAGTGTTCGAGAAgctgttttatgaaatttgaggaGAGGAAATGTCATCTTCGGGTATGCaaggttttttattttcctctcctgGATAGTGGTTCATGTGTTTTTGACACTTATTTCATATGCACGTGGCGTTGATACTTGAATAACGAAACCCACGTAACATATTTCACAGCATATTTTATTATACATATTGTGAAATATACATATtgtgaaataaatatatttttataaaatgatgttagttttctaaagtattttataaaaatatcatttcttctaAAATATTGTTACGTAGAGTGTTCTAAAAAATGatgtgtatttattattatttttatataaaaatgataaacacacggGCGTTTTGCACGCCCTTTACACAGATaaggtaaaaaatattttagtgtttGTCACCTTTAAGAAGACACAAACTGATTTATTGTTCATGATATAGAATACGAAGGGCCTGCAAAACGCCCGTATTTGTATCATGGTTCATGTGTTACGTATAGGTATAGGTTTATAAGTACTGATATGGCTTAATTACTAGCTAGGGCTGTGTTATTTTTCGTCTTTTTGGTTgattacatataatatttttttgataggtaattaCTGCTCCATACATTTTGATCACTTGCATTCACGCCCCGGCCGTCTAAAACCTTGTTTCCAAATTCTAATACTAGTATTTTTTGGATTAGGAAATTGTGCTTTTCATGCAGAAGAAGAGGCAATTATCATGCATGCAGATCAAGAAGACTAGATCGATCATTCGGGTCAACTTGCCTGCTTATTTTGCTTTGGTTGCCTCGTACACTTTTGTTTCAGTTAAGACTCTTGGGTCATTCTATCTTGATTTCGAGTTGTACGTTGCTTTGATTGTTTTCATGTATTTTGGCTTTGTTTGTGACCTTTGGCTTTATGGTCCGGCCAGCCGTGAGTTATCAAtaaagatttttcatttttcggCTCggttctatttttattttccaaacaatATTATTGGCGAGCTAGGTTAGAGCATTGCTAATAGACTAaccaaatattaatataagtttaaattttaactagatgtgagaaaaagcatctatattggactagccaatAGTCTAATTAAGCTTAAGACTTGAACTACAGTAAATTTTAAATCCTCTTTAAACATgactagctactattcacaatagaaagtaatattttattatttcatcatttccctctctctttgaatggaAAAACATGTATGGCATGTActgataaaattttttatttcttctactGATTGCGaatattgatagagtagacatattatttcaaaataaaaaaataatattatattattattttaattttaagatagctagtctaatataaactcatttagtaaaaaattgatactataatcaaaagttaagattctagctaaattttagacttgacatgccattgccaatgctctaattaCAGGTTACCCAAAATCGGCTCGGCAAATTTTATACCATTCTTCTTTGTATTTTCAAGGTGGGAAGTtataggagaaaaaaaaaaaaaaaatcctgctCTAGATCTTTCCAGTTCAAAGAACAGTGATCCTGAAATTTTCACGAACCAAATAATTCAGTGAGACTAGATCTgttaattaatctaattaattaagttgaCGACTTACTctcctttttaaaataataatagtaataataacgcttactattataattaaccattttcttttataattggTGCGTTATTGTAATTACTATTATAACAAAGTTAAATCCTTGATAATTGGTTTGTTATTGGCTTTGATGTTACACgtttttaattttggaaaatgttatTCCGCTGGTGGCTCCGCTGAAAGTTATCATTgagactttttttattttttttaattattttttactttagaatttgagattaaagttaaaaaattatataaaatattattagaatatatttttttaatattatttttactttaaaatttgaaaaaaattaaattgtttattttattttgtgtgaaaatttagaaaagttataataattagatgatataaGATAGATTGAGAAgagttataaaaacaaacgagaccacCTGTTGTTGTTTGTTTGAGTTCTTTATTTTTGATAGTAGAGTGTAAAACATGATAAAAATCAGGACaatactcatattttttatagccTAAATGTCATAGATGAAACAATACTTGAGAAAgagtttaaatataaatatatatatatatatatatatatttatatttatatattggaaGCACATCACTCTGAGTGGGGAGGGGCTATCTAAATTGCCTCTCCAACTGTAACCCCCGATTGGCCCTTAGAGGCCAACCATTAAAACCCTTGAAGTAAGCCATTTCATAACCCTTGGCCATATGaaggggaaggggggggggggggggggggggccaTCTATACATgaggtaattttttttgtttttataaatattcttgTGCATATATAGGAATTTAATGTAGaaaatgcttatatatatgtatatattttttttgttgactCTGCTAAATAAAAGAGATGGATCAAATTAGCGATAaaacttcaatttctcaagaTTCACACCCACCATCCTATACCTTCATGACACattttagtatatcatatttccATTCGAGAAATAATATTACCGAGTCAATAAGTAACCATTCGACTAGGGTTgagcaaaaatctaaaaatccgACTCAGAATCCGGCTCCACTTCAGAGTCGGAGCTTTTTTCCCCTTGGAAGTCGGAGTCAAAGTCGTTGGTggaccgactccgactccgactccgactccactCTGATTCGACTTTGACAATCCGATACtttgactctgactccgacttcgactttACCCTCCTACTCCACCTCtgatattttacatattttataaaaatatgtgtttttctatatattaatcatataagttttatgtaactatatcttatatagttagttaaactcaataatatactagcatgaactaattattataaaataatatatttatactataatatatatagactaatttgactaataatagtttagtatatgtaaatatcatactattacaatattgctaccatgtaacactaaattactaatatataaatataataacatgtaatactaatggataaacattatctataaatttataataacatataacctaatgtataataactaaagtattaatcatataaattttatataacaatatcttatattaattatattttttggcctaataaattctcaacatatttcttttgataaatacattagtaatactaatatacattagtatattaattaccttttatggcctaatactaatactattagcaatccactttaagtctatatataaattactatataaatcactatagaattagttactaatactatatcactatatgatactattaacgatagtgatatagtaatactaatactattagtattagtatactaatattatcaacgatatagttatactaatatttatactaatactattatatagttatactaaattaaaatcactataactaataataatatagttatataatcactataactatatatagtattaatcaCTTTAATATAGTATATGGTATTAGaattactattagtattagtaaagTCTGTAGtattaataatactatattatatataaaataggccATATGGgtgtggattactaatagtattagtaatattcatatatattaatatatattatagattcatagtatactatataaatatcgtagtataatatactatatatagtttatatttatatatatcataatcaTAGTATACTATATAGTGTATTACAtaagtatttaaaaaacaaaaaggaagccCAGAACAGATGAAGAAGACTAGCTGCCTAGGCCCCAAATGAAGCAAAATGGCGTCATTTAGTGTTGAGAATTTACACCCAACATTCAATAAttgaaacaacgtcgtttctAGGTGTATAAACTATGCCGTTTCAAACTACGCTGTTTCAATTGTTTAGGGTTAAGTTATGACGTTCCTGACCCTCATTCTCCTTGGCCTCCCTTTTTTAGTCTTAAATGTCATTTCTCCCATTTCATCTCAGCCTTCCCCTCTCTCACGCAACGGCGTAACCCCTCTCTCACGTCTTTCTTTTTGTGGCCTTTCTCAGTCTCGATATCGACGATTCGACAACATGTAATTTGTTTCATTGCACTTATTTTATAAGTCTCGGTAGGGATTTTTCATTAATTAGGATTTTCtacatttttctatattattttgtttcattgcACTTATTTGATTT
Above is a genomic segment from Juglans microcarpa x Juglans regia isolate MS1-56 chromosome 1D, Jm3101_v1.0, whole genome shotgun sequence containing:
- the LOC121262489 gene encoding shikimate O-hydroxycinnamoyltransferase-like, which encodes MIVKAKSSTTVCPDGETPRSALWNSNVDLVVMRFHTPSIYFYRPTTSGASNFFDARVLKNALSKALVPFYPMAGRLKRDGNGRIEIDCNAEGVLFVEAEISTVLDDLGDFAPTLELRQLIPAVDYSKGIDSYPLLYAQVTYFKCGGVSLGIGIHHTVADGFSGLHFVNTWSDMARGLDLSLPPFIDRTLLRARDPPKPAFEHFEFQPPPPMITPLQSTTSGPESTTVLIFQITRDQLNKLKAKAKEDGNTINYSSYEMLSGHLWKCVSKARALPDDQETKLYIATDGRSRLRPPLPPGYFGNAIFVATPIALAGDLRYKPSWYAACRIHDALARMDNDYLRSAIDFQELQPDLSALVRGAHTFRCPNLAITSWMRLPIHDADFGWGRPVFMGPGRILFEGLSYLIPNPTNDGSLSVAVSLPTEQMKVFEKLFYEI